In Manis pentadactyla isolate mManPen7 chromosome 3, mManPen7.hap1, whole genome shotgun sequence, a single window of DNA contains:
- the ZNF438 gene encoding zinc finger protein 438 isoform X4 — MGKVCRVTPGPAISSKPLEVPTQNYALMQVAGQEGTFSLVALPHVASAQPVQKPRLHLPGNPKVPIPRYQPPPNNKALRRKPVMSFSESGCSKPPAQTQTSLSPPDLPEPLHKPGPREQVPSPYRAPAGTGPTVLTNGDSQPPGPKDHGDPDPPVSPALSTPEEPSARQSLTKILGKSDLASKKTSRKPFPVTSEKHKEQVDLRKAVTILSPAIFGNAVQLIPSVTKGELPILPYSRMKTTEVHNSESDVSTADVSLPGLKADYDTTHPITQGLNATPQIASKTPVPEGLKQSPSESDFCPATKLDLGHETKLHSGAAKRRGRKQKVADEILAFQGKRRKCIVNKCGVKNDPQESRDQKPGVMKKYRSIMPKPVIVMPALAPLASATAAVLPSRTPGSLGQKDLLNNSFTPRYAGCQQDSSPCPKPSSVYRNGFPAIKKPWHRCFVCNHHFRFKQHLRDHMNTHINRRPYSCRVCRKAYVRSSSLSTHMKLHHSENRVKKLVYCEFCAKVFGHVRVYFGHLKEVHRVIINTEPPPSEPQPGDMPKHRTLNARGMEGSAVERENKSSLEEDLLLNHADKVKLQIKCGCCHITAQSFAEIKFHLLYVHGEEIQGQLQEEILLGSKVAREELVKHTALCWKQHPERRKLQRFYPSDEEHCASPILKKQLSLHHQNDAEILTKKEGAQPGPSQPGEAPQGPVCPSPHIALPGAPASGFNCILCAQMLGRKEELLLHWAQQHHCENPSQLWAILHVLSIQGLGALPSKTEPGNTGA, encoded by the exons ATGGGAAAGGTTTGCAGA GTGACTCCAGGACCCGCCATCAGTTCCAAGCCACTGGAGGTACCCACCCAGAATTATGCTCTGATGCAGGTTGCTGGCCAGGAGGGAACATTTTCTCTCGTCGCTTTGCCACATGTAGCCTCAGCTCAGCCAGTGCAGAAACCCAGACTGCACCTGCCTGGAAACCCCAAAGTGCCTATTCCTCGATACCAACCCCCACCAAATAACAAGGCACTGAGAAGGAAACCTGTTATGAGCTTCTCTGAGAGTGGCTGTAGCAAACCTCCTGCCCAGACCCAAACATCCCTCTCCCCACCTGACCTCCCTGAGCCCCTGCACAAACCCGGGCCACGTGAACAAGTGCCGTCCCCATACCGAGCCCCAGCCGGCACTGGCCCCACTGTGCTGACCAATGGAGACTCTCAGCCTCCCGGGCCCAAAGACCATGGAGATCCTGACCCTCCTGTCTCCCCAGCACTGTCCACTCCAGAGGAGCCCTCTGCCAGGCAGAGCCTCACAAAGATTTTGGGGAAATCAGACTTGGCAAGCAAGAAAACATCCAGGAAACCTTTCCCTGTTACCAGTGAAAAACATAAAGAGCAAGTTGATCTCAGAAAAGCCGTGACCATTTTATCACCAGCCATTTTTGGAAATGCAGTTCAGTTGATCCCTTCGGTCACCAAAGGTGAACTGCCAATCTTACCCTACTCGAGAATGAAAACCACAGAGGTGCACAACAGTGAATCCGATGTCAGCACTGCAGATGTTTCTTTACCTGGGCTCAAGGCAGACTATGATACTACCCACCCCATCACACAAGGTTTGAATGCCACCCCCCAAATAGCCAGCAAGACACCCGTTCCAGAGGGGTTGAAGCAGAGTCCCAGTGAAAGTGACTTTTGTCCAGCCACCAAACTAGATCTGGGCCACGAAACGAAGCTGCACAGTGGGGCAgcaaagagaagaggaaggaaacaaAAGGTAGCAGATGAAATCTTGGCATTTCAGGGGAAAAGGAGGAAATGTATCGTTAACAAGTGTGGAGTAAAAAACGATCCACAGGAATCCAGAGACCAAAAGCCTGGGGTGATGAAAAAATACCGTAGCATTATGCCTAAACCTGTCATTGTCATGCCTGCTCTGGCTCCCCTAGCTTCTGCGACTGCCGCTGTGTTACCGTCTCGAACGCCTGGCAGCTTAGGACAGAAGGACTTGTTAAATAATTCCTTCACTCCTAGATATGCAGGCTGTCAGCAGGACAGCAGCCCTTGCCCCAAGCCCAGCTCTGTGTACAGGAACGGATTCCCTGCCATCAAGAAGCCTTGGCACAGATGTTTTGTCTGTAACCACCACTTTCGGTTCAAACAGCACCTCCGAGaccacatgaacacacacatcaACAGACGTCCCTACAGTTGTAGGGTTTGTCGCAAGGCATACGTGCGTTCCAGCAGCCTGAGCACGCACATGAAACTTCATCACAGTGAGAACCGTGTGAAGAAACTCGTGTACTGTGAATTTTGTGCAAAAGTCTTTGGTCATGTCAGAGTCTATTTTGGCCATCTCAAAGAAGTGCATAGGGTCATCATCAACACGGAACCCCCCCCCAGCGAACCACAGCCAGGGGACATGCCGAAGCACAGAACCCTGAATGCACGAGGGATGGAGGGATCAGCGGTGGAGAG GGAGAACAAGTCAAGCCTGGAAGAGGACCTCCTTCTAAACCATGCAGACAAGGTCAAGTTACAAATCAAATGTGGCTGCTGTCACATCACTGCTCAGTCTTTTGCTGAAATAAAGTTTCACTTACTTTATGTTCATGGGGAAGAAATTCAGGGCCAGCTACAAGAAGAGATCCTACTGGGAAGCAAAGTTGCTCGGGAAGAGCTGGTTAAACACACTGCTCTGTGCTGGAAGCAACATCCTGAAAGAAGAAAGCTGCAGAGGTTTTATCCCTCCGATGAGGAACACTGTGCATCCCCCATACTGAAAAAGCAGCTCTCCCTTCATCATCAGAATGATGCGGAAATACTTACGAAAAAAGAAGGAGCCCAGCCTGGACCCAGTCAGCCAGGAGAGGCACCCCAGGGCCCAGTATGCCCCAGTCCCCACATAGCTCTCCCAGGGGCCCCTGCCTCAGGCTTTAACTGCATTCTTTGTGCACAGAtgctgggaaggaaggaagaactcCTCCTGCACTGGGCACAGCAGCACCATTGCGAGAACCCATCCCAGCTGTGGGCGATTTTACATGTCCTGTCCATCCAGGGACTGGGTGCACTTCCCAGCAAGACTGAGCCAGGAAACACGGGAGCCTGA
- the ZNF438 gene encoding zinc finger protein 438 isoform X5, which yields MQVAGQEGTFSLVALPHVASAQPVQKPRLHLPGNPKVPIPRYQPPPNNKALRRKPVMSFSESGCSKPPAQTQTSLSPPDLPEPLHKPGPREQVPSPYRAPAGTGPTVLTNGDSQPPGPKDHGDPDPPVSPALSTPEEPSARQSLTKILGKSDLASKKTSRKPFPVTSEKHKEQVDLRKAVTILSPAIFGNAVQLIPSVTKGELPILPYSRMKTTEVHNSESDVSTADVSLPGLKADYDTTHPITQGLNATPQIASKTPVPEGLKQSPSESDFCPATKLDLGHETKLHSGAAKRRGRKQKVADEILAFQGKRRKCIVNKCGVKNDPQESRDQKPGVMKKYRSIMPKPVIVMPALAPLASATAAVLPSRTPGSLGQKDLLNNSFTPRYAGCQQDSSPCPKPSSVYRNGFPAIKKPWHRCFVCNHHFRFKQHLRDHMNTHINRRPYSCRVCRKAYVRSSSLSTHMKLHHSENRVKKLVYCEFCAKVFGHVRVYFGHLKEVHRVIINTEPPPSEPQPGDMPKHRTLNARGMEGSAVERENKSSLEEDLLLNHADKVKLQIKCGCCHITAQSFAEIKFHLLYVHGEEIQGQLQEEILLGSKVAREELVKHTALCWKQHPERRKLQRFYPSDEEHCASPILKKQLSLHHQNDAEILTKKEGAQPGPSQPGEAPQGPVCPSPHIALPGAPASGFNCILCAQMLGRKEELLLHWAQQHHCENPSQLWAILHVLSIQGLGALPSKTEPGNTGA from the exons ATGCAGGTTGCTGGCCAGGAGGGAACATTTTCTCTCGTCGCTTTGCCACATGTAGCCTCAGCTCAGCCAGTGCAGAAACCCAGACTGCACCTGCCTGGAAACCCCAAAGTGCCTATTCCTCGATACCAACCCCCACCAAATAACAAGGCACTGAGAAGGAAACCTGTTATGAGCTTCTCTGAGAGTGGCTGTAGCAAACCTCCTGCCCAGACCCAAACATCCCTCTCCCCACCTGACCTCCCTGAGCCCCTGCACAAACCCGGGCCACGTGAACAAGTGCCGTCCCCATACCGAGCCCCAGCCGGCACTGGCCCCACTGTGCTGACCAATGGAGACTCTCAGCCTCCCGGGCCCAAAGACCATGGAGATCCTGACCCTCCTGTCTCCCCAGCACTGTCCACTCCAGAGGAGCCCTCTGCCAGGCAGAGCCTCACAAAGATTTTGGGGAAATCAGACTTGGCAAGCAAGAAAACATCCAGGAAACCTTTCCCTGTTACCAGTGAAAAACATAAAGAGCAAGTTGATCTCAGAAAAGCCGTGACCATTTTATCACCAGCCATTTTTGGAAATGCAGTTCAGTTGATCCCTTCGGTCACCAAAGGTGAACTGCCAATCTTACCCTACTCGAGAATGAAAACCACAGAGGTGCACAACAGTGAATCCGATGTCAGCACTGCAGATGTTTCTTTACCTGGGCTCAAGGCAGACTATGATACTACCCACCCCATCACACAAGGTTTGAATGCCACCCCCCAAATAGCCAGCAAGACACCCGTTCCAGAGGGGTTGAAGCAGAGTCCCAGTGAAAGTGACTTTTGTCCAGCCACCAAACTAGATCTGGGCCACGAAACGAAGCTGCACAGTGGGGCAgcaaagagaagaggaaggaaacaaAAGGTAGCAGATGAAATCTTGGCATTTCAGGGGAAAAGGAGGAAATGTATCGTTAACAAGTGTGGAGTAAAAAACGATCCACAGGAATCCAGAGACCAAAAGCCTGGGGTGATGAAAAAATACCGTAGCATTATGCCTAAACCTGTCATTGTCATGCCTGCTCTGGCTCCCCTAGCTTCTGCGACTGCCGCTGTGTTACCGTCTCGAACGCCTGGCAGCTTAGGACAGAAGGACTTGTTAAATAATTCCTTCACTCCTAGATATGCAGGCTGTCAGCAGGACAGCAGCCCTTGCCCCAAGCCCAGCTCTGTGTACAGGAACGGATTCCCTGCCATCAAGAAGCCTTGGCACAGATGTTTTGTCTGTAACCACCACTTTCGGTTCAAACAGCACCTCCGAGaccacatgaacacacacatcaACAGACGTCCCTACAGTTGTAGGGTTTGTCGCAAGGCATACGTGCGTTCCAGCAGCCTGAGCACGCACATGAAACTTCATCACAGTGAGAACCGTGTGAAGAAACTCGTGTACTGTGAATTTTGTGCAAAAGTCTTTGGTCATGTCAGAGTCTATTTTGGCCATCTCAAAGAAGTGCATAGGGTCATCATCAACACGGAACCCCCCCCCAGCGAACCACAGCCAGGGGACATGCCGAAGCACAGAACCCTGAATGCACGAGGGATGGAGGGATCAGCGGTGGAGAG GGAGAACAAGTCAAGCCTGGAAGAGGACCTCCTTCTAAACCATGCAGACAAGGTCAAGTTACAAATCAAATGTGGCTGCTGTCACATCACTGCTCAGTCTTTTGCTGAAATAAAGTTTCACTTACTTTATGTTCATGGGGAAGAAATTCAGGGCCAGCTACAAGAAGAGATCCTACTGGGAAGCAAAGTTGCTCGGGAAGAGCTGGTTAAACACACTGCTCTGTGCTGGAAGCAACATCCTGAAAGAAGAAAGCTGCAGAGGTTTTATCCCTCCGATGAGGAACACTGTGCATCCCCCATACTGAAAAAGCAGCTCTCCCTTCATCATCAGAATGATGCGGAAATACTTACGAAAAAAGAAGGAGCCCAGCCTGGACCCAGTCAGCCAGGAGAGGCACCCCAGGGCCCAGTATGCCCCAGTCCCCACATAGCTCTCCCAGGGGCCCCTGCCTCAGGCTTTAACTGCATTCTTTGTGCACAGAtgctgggaaggaaggaagaactcCTCCTGCACTGGGCACAGCAGCACCATTGCGAGAACCCATCCCAGCTGTGGGCGATTTTACATGTCCTGTCCATCCAGGGACTGGGTGCACTTCCCAGCAAGACTGAGCCAGGAAACACGGGAGCCTGA
- the ZNF438 gene encoding zinc finger protein 438 isoform X2 encodes MKPWEIGKDKCHVSSNTEKVKFKRHLLSQITEVTIQLKYIIMQNSLSVPPKDQGESDILSGTVHNGKGLQSKSQFRTIAPKIVPKVLTSRVLSCHSPSLSKQVTPGPAISSKPLEVPTQNYALMQVAGQEGTFSLVALPHVASAQPVQKPRLHLPGNPKVPIPRYQPPPNNKALRRKPVMSFSESGCSKPPAQTQTSLSPPDLPEPLHKPGPREQVPSPYRAPAGTGPTVLTNGDSQPPGPKDHGDPDPPVSPALSTPEEPSARQSLTKILGKSDLASKKTSRKPFPVTSEKHKEQVDLRKAVTILSPAIFGNAVQLIPSVTKGELPILPYSRMKTTEVHNSESDVSTADVSLPGLKADYDTTHPITQGLNATPQIASKTPVPEGLKQSPSESDFCPATKLDLGHETKLHSGAAKRRGRKQKVADEILAFQGKRRKCIVNKCGVKNDPQESRDQKPGVMKKYRSIMPKPVIVMPALAPLASATAAVLPSRTPGSLGQKDLLNNSFTPRYAGCQQDSSPCPKPSSVYRNGFPAIKKPWHRCFVCNHHFRFKQHLRDHMNTHINRRPYSCRVCRKAYVRSSSLSTHMKLHHSENRVKKLVYCEFCAKVFGHVRVYFGHLKEVHRVIINTEPPPSEPQPGDMPKHRTLNARGMEGSAVERENKSSLEEDLLLNHADKVKLQIKCGCCHITAQSFAEIKFHLLYVHGEEIQGQLQEEILLGSKVAREELVKHTALCWKQHPERRKLQRFYPSDEEHCASPILKKQLSLHHQNDAEILTKKEGAQPGPSQPGEAPQGPVCPSPHIALPGAPASGFNCILCAQMLGRKEELLLHWAQQHHCENPSQLWAILHVLSIQGLGALPSKTEPGNTGA; translated from the exons GTGAATCAGACATCCTTTCTGGGACAGTTCATAATGGGAAAGGTTTGCAGAGTAAGAGTCAATTCAGGACCATTGCACCAAAAATTGTGCCCAAAGTCCTAACATCCAGAGTGCTGTCATGTCATTCACCATCACTCTCTAAGCAGGTGACTCCAGGACCCGCCATCAGTTCCAAGCCACTGGAGGTACCCACCCAGAATTATGCTCTGATGCAGGTTGCTGGCCAGGAGGGAACATTTTCTCTCGTCGCTTTGCCACATGTAGCCTCAGCTCAGCCAGTGCAGAAACCCAGACTGCACCTGCCTGGAAACCCCAAAGTGCCTATTCCTCGATACCAACCCCCACCAAATAACAAGGCACTGAGAAGGAAACCTGTTATGAGCTTCTCTGAGAGTGGCTGTAGCAAACCTCCTGCCCAGACCCAAACATCCCTCTCCCCACCTGACCTCCCTGAGCCCCTGCACAAACCCGGGCCACGTGAACAAGTGCCGTCCCCATACCGAGCCCCAGCCGGCACTGGCCCCACTGTGCTGACCAATGGAGACTCTCAGCCTCCCGGGCCCAAAGACCATGGAGATCCTGACCCTCCTGTCTCCCCAGCACTGTCCACTCCAGAGGAGCCCTCTGCCAGGCAGAGCCTCACAAAGATTTTGGGGAAATCAGACTTGGCAAGCAAGAAAACATCCAGGAAACCTTTCCCTGTTACCAGTGAAAAACATAAAGAGCAAGTTGATCTCAGAAAAGCCGTGACCATTTTATCACCAGCCATTTTTGGAAATGCAGTTCAGTTGATCCCTTCGGTCACCAAAGGTGAACTGCCAATCTTACCCTACTCGAGAATGAAAACCACAGAGGTGCACAACAGTGAATCCGATGTCAGCACTGCAGATGTTTCTTTACCTGGGCTCAAGGCAGACTATGATACTACCCACCCCATCACACAAGGTTTGAATGCCACCCCCCAAATAGCCAGCAAGACACCCGTTCCAGAGGGGTTGAAGCAGAGTCCCAGTGAAAGTGACTTTTGTCCAGCCACCAAACTAGATCTGGGCCACGAAACGAAGCTGCACAGTGGGGCAgcaaagagaagaggaaggaaacaaAAGGTAGCAGATGAAATCTTGGCATTTCAGGGGAAAAGGAGGAAATGTATCGTTAACAAGTGTGGAGTAAAAAACGATCCACAGGAATCCAGAGACCAAAAGCCTGGGGTGATGAAAAAATACCGTAGCATTATGCCTAAACCTGTCATTGTCATGCCTGCTCTGGCTCCCCTAGCTTCTGCGACTGCCGCTGTGTTACCGTCTCGAACGCCTGGCAGCTTAGGACAGAAGGACTTGTTAAATAATTCCTTCACTCCTAGATATGCAGGCTGTCAGCAGGACAGCAGCCCTTGCCCCAAGCCCAGCTCTGTGTACAGGAACGGATTCCCTGCCATCAAGAAGCCTTGGCACAGATGTTTTGTCTGTAACCACCACTTTCGGTTCAAACAGCACCTCCGAGaccacatgaacacacacatcaACAGACGTCCCTACAGTTGTAGGGTTTGTCGCAAGGCATACGTGCGTTCCAGCAGCCTGAGCACGCACATGAAACTTCATCACAGTGAGAACCGTGTGAAGAAACTCGTGTACTGTGAATTTTGTGCAAAAGTCTTTGGTCATGTCAGAGTCTATTTTGGCCATCTCAAAGAAGTGCATAGGGTCATCATCAACACGGAACCCCCCCCCAGCGAACCACAGCCAGGGGACATGCCGAAGCACAGAACCCTGAATGCACGAGGGATGGAGGGATCAGCGGTGGAGAG GGAGAACAAGTCAAGCCTGGAAGAGGACCTCCTTCTAAACCATGCAGACAAGGTCAAGTTACAAATCAAATGTGGCTGCTGTCACATCACTGCTCAGTCTTTTGCTGAAATAAAGTTTCACTTACTTTATGTTCATGGGGAAGAAATTCAGGGCCAGCTACAAGAAGAGATCCTACTGGGAAGCAAAGTTGCTCGGGAAGAGCTGGTTAAACACACTGCTCTGTGCTGGAAGCAACATCCTGAAAGAAGAAAGCTGCAGAGGTTTTATCCCTCCGATGAGGAACACTGTGCATCCCCCATACTGAAAAAGCAGCTCTCCCTTCATCATCAGAATGATGCGGAAATACTTACGAAAAAAGAAGGAGCCCAGCCTGGACCCAGTCAGCCAGGAGAGGCACCCCAGGGCCCAGTATGCCCCAGTCCCCACATAGCTCTCCCAGGGGCCCCTGCCTCAGGCTTTAACTGCATTCTTTGTGCACAGAtgctgggaaggaaggaagaactcCTCCTGCACTGGGCACAGCAGCACCATTGCGAGAACCCATCCCAGCTGTGGGCGATTTTACATGTCCTGTCCATCCAGGGACTGGGTGCACTTCCCAGCAAGACTGAGCCAGGAAACACGGGAGCCTGA
- the ZNF438 gene encoding zinc finger protein 438 isoform X3, translated as MQNSLSVPPKDQGESDILSGTVHNGKGLQSKSQFRTIAPKIVPKVLTSRVLSCHSPSLSKQVTPGPAISSKPLEVPTQNYALMQVAGQEGTFSLVALPHVASAQPVQKPRLHLPGNPKVPIPRYQPPPNNKALRRKPVMSFSESGCSKPPAQTQTSLSPPDLPEPLHKPGPREQVPSPYRAPAGTGPTVLTNGDSQPPGPKDHGDPDPPVSPALSTPEEPSARQSLTKILGKSDLASKKTSRKPFPVTSEKHKEQVDLRKAVTILSPAIFGNAVQLIPSVTKGELPILPYSRMKTTEVHNSESDVSTADVSLPGLKADYDTTHPITQGLNATPQIASKTPVPEGLKQSPSESDFCPATKLDLGHETKLHSGAAKRRGRKQKVADEILAFQGKRRKCIVNKCGVKNDPQESRDQKPGVMKKYRSIMPKPVIVMPALAPLASATAAVLPSRTPGSLGQKDLLNNSFTPRYAGCQQDSSPCPKPSSVYRNGFPAIKKPWHRCFVCNHHFRFKQHLRDHMNTHINRRPYSCRVCRKAYVRSSSLSTHMKLHHSENRVKKLVYCEFCAKVFGHVRVYFGHLKEVHRVIINTEPPPSEPQPGDMPKHRTLNARGMEGSAVERENKSSLEEDLLLNHADKVKLQIKCGCCHITAQSFAEIKFHLLYVHGEEIQGQLQEEILLGSKVAREELVKHTALCWKQHPERRKLQRFYPSDEEHCASPILKKQLSLHHQNDAEILTKKEGAQPGPSQPGEAPQGPVCPSPHIALPGAPASGFNCILCAQMLGRKEELLLHWAQQHHCENPSQLWAILHVLSIQGLGALPSKTEPGNTGA; from the exons GTGAATCAGACATCCTTTCTGGGACAGTTCATAATGGGAAAGGTTTGCAGAGTAAGAGTCAATTCAGGACCATTGCACCAAAAATTGTGCCCAAAGTCCTAACATCCAGAGTGCTGTCATGTCATTCACCATCACTCTCTAAGCAGGTGACTCCAGGACCCGCCATCAGTTCCAAGCCACTGGAGGTACCCACCCAGAATTATGCTCTGATGCAGGTTGCTGGCCAGGAGGGAACATTTTCTCTCGTCGCTTTGCCACATGTAGCCTCAGCTCAGCCAGTGCAGAAACCCAGACTGCACCTGCCTGGAAACCCCAAAGTGCCTATTCCTCGATACCAACCCCCACCAAATAACAAGGCACTGAGAAGGAAACCTGTTATGAGCTTCTCTGAGAGTGGCTGTAGCAAACCTCCTGCCCAGACCCAAACATCCCTCTCCCCACCTGACCTCCCTGAGCCCCTGCACAAACCCGGGCCACGTGAACAAGTGCCGTCCCCATACCGAGCCCCAGCCGGCACTGGCCCCACTGTGCTGACCAATGGAGACTCTCAGCCTCCCGGGCCCAAAGACCATGGAGATCCTGACCCTCCTGTCTCCCCAGCACTGTCCACTCCAGAGGAGCCCTCTGCCAGGCAGAGCCTCACAAAGATTTTGGGGAAATCAGACTTGGCAAGCAAGAAAACATCCAGGAAACCTTTCCCTGTTACCAGTGAAAAACATAAAGAGCAAGTTGATCTCAGAAAAGCCGTGACCATTTTATCACCAGCCATTTTTGGAAATGCAGTTCAGTTGATCCCTTCGGTCACCAAAGGTGAACTGCCAATCTTACCCTACTCGAGAATGAAAACCACAGAGGTGCACAACAGTGAATCCGATGTCAGCACTGCAGATGTTTCTTTACCTGGGCTCAAGGCAGACTATGATACTACCCACCCCATCACACAAGGTTTGAATGCCACCCCCCAAATAGCCAGCAAGACACCCGTTCCAGAGGGGTTGAAGCAGAGTCCCAGTGAAAGTGACTTTTGTCCAGCCACCAAACTAGATCTGGGCCACGAAACGAAGCTGCACAGTGGGGCAgcaaagagaagaggaaggaaacaaAAGGTAGCAGATGAAATCTTGGCATTTCAGGGGAAAAGGAGGAAATGTATCGTTAACAAGTGTGGAGTAAAAAACGATCCACAGGAATCCAGAGACCAAAAGCCTGGGGTGATGAAAAAATACCGTAGCATTATGCCTAAACCTGTCATTGTCATGCCTGCTCTGGCTCCCCTAGCTTCTGCGACTGCCGCTGTGTTACCGTCTCGAACGCCTGGCAGCTTAGGACAGAAGGACTTGTTAAATAATTCCTTCACTCCTAGATATGCAGGCTGTCAGCAGGACAGCAGCCCTTGCCCCAAGCCCAGCTCTGTGTACAGGAACGGATTCCCTGCCATCAAGAAGCCTTGGCACAGATGTTTTGTCTGTAACCACCACTTTCGGTTCAAACAGCACCTCCGAGaccacatgaacacacacatcaACAGACGTCCCTACAGTTGTAGGGTTTGTCGCAAGGCATACGTGCGTTCCAGCAGCCTGAGCACGCACATGAAACTTCATCACAGTGAGAACCGTGTGAAGAAACTCGTGTACTGTGAATTTTGTGCAAAAGTCTTTGGTCATGTCAGAGTCTATTTTGGCCATCTCAAAGAAGTGCATAGGGTCATCATCAACACGGAACCCCCCCCCAGCGAACCACAGCCAGGGGACATGCCGAAGCACAGAACCCTGAATGCACGAGGGATGGAGGGATCAGCGGTGGAGAG GGAGAACAAGTCAAGCCTGGAAGAGGACCTCCTTCTAAACCATGCAGACAAGGTCAAGTTACAAATCAAATGTGGCTGCTGTCACATCACTGCTCAGTCTTTTGCTGAAATAAAGTTTCACTTACTTTATGTTCATGGGGAAGAAATTCAGGGCCAGCTACAAGAAGAGATCCTACTGGGAAGCAAAGTTGCTCGGGAAGAGCTGGTTAAACACACTGCTCTGTGCTGGAAGCAACATCCTGAAAGAAGAAAGCTGCAGAGGTTTTATCCCTCCGATGAGGAACACTGTGCATCCCCCATACTGAAAAAGCAGCTCTCCCTTCATCATCAGAATGATGCGGAAATACTTACGAAAAAAGAAGGAGCCCAGCCTGGACCCAGTCAGCCAGGAGAGGCACCCCAGGGCCCAGTATGCCCCAGTCCCCACATAGCTCTCCCAGGGGCCCCTGCCTCAGGCTTTAACTGCATTCTTTGTGCACAGAtgctgggaaggaaggaagaactcCTCCTGCACTGGGCACAGCAGCACCATTGCGAGAACCCATCCCAGCTGTGGGCGATTTTACATGTCCTGTCCATCCAGGGACTGGGTGCACTTCCCAGCAAGACTGAGCCAGGAAACACGGGAGCCTGA